Proteins encoded within one genomic window of Haematospirillum jordaniae:
- the glpD gene encoding glycerol-3-phosphate dehydrogenase yields MTAHNAPYDLAVIGGGINGCGIARDAAGRGLSTYLCERDDLASATSSASTKLIHGGLRYLEHMQFRLVRESLAERDVLLRSAPHLVRPLFFILPWAPGLRPRWFLRFGLFLYDALGQRQILPASRALDLRVDPSGAPLLPAFQKGFEYADCWVDDARLVILNARDASRRGAVIDSGTRCIRARRDAGGWCLTVVSRDSSRERDVWAKVLVNASGPWVNDVMANVIDGASSHEGLRERVRLVCGSHIVVPKLFSHEKAYILQHTDRRVIFALPFEDDFTLIGTTDLDYSGDPSDACCSGEETAYLCAAVSRYFRHSVCPSDVIWTYSGVRPLYDDGASASHTVTRDYVLRVDRSSDMAPVLHVFGGKITTYRKLAESALERLREFFPDLGPSWTEVSCLPGGDFDPVDFDRHVADLLRAYPFLNARQAHRLFSAYGTCVNDLLGDASCWSDLGEAFGAGLTAREVQWMIQHEWAHSADDVLWRRSRLGLRVTRKESGALDAWIRSQVS; encoded by the coding sequence ATGACAGCGCATAATGCACCCTATGACCTTGCTGTTATTGGTGGCGGCATTAATGGGTGCGGTATCGCGCGGGATGCTGCCGGGCGCGGCTTGTCAACGTATTTGTGTGAGCGTGATGACCTCGCATCAGCAACCTCATCAGCCAGCACCAAATTGATTCATGGTGGCTTGCGTTATCTTGAACATATGCAATTTCGTCTGGTTCGGGAGTCTCTGGCTGAAAGGGACGTTTTGTTGCGGTCCGCTCCGCACCTTGTTCGTCCCCTATTCTTTATCCTTCCTTGGGCACCGGGTTTGCGCCCGCGCTGGTTCCTGCGTTTTGGTCTTTTCCTGTACGATGCCTTGGGGCAACGGCAGATTTTGCCTGCATCCCGTGCCCTGGATTTACGGGTTGATCCGTCCGGTGCGCCCCTGTTGCCGGCCTTTCAGAAGGGGTTTGAGTATGCCGACTGTTGGGTGGATGATGCGCGGTTGGTAATTCTTAATGCGCGCGATGCGTCTAGGCGTGGTGCTGTTATTGACAGTGGTACACGGTGTATCAGGGCCCGCCGAGATGCAGGAGGATGGTGCCTGACTGTTGTGTCGCGTGATTCATCCCGTGAACGTGATGTATGGGCAAAAGTTCTGGTCAATGCATCCGGACCATGGGTGAATGATGTTATGGCTAACGTGATTGATGGTGCGTCATCTCATGAAGGTCTGAGAGAGAGGGTGCGTCTAGTTTGTGGCAGTCATATTGTGGTTCCCAAGCTTTTCAGCCATGAAAAAGCCTACATCCTTCAGCACACGGATCGTCGCGTTATTTTTGCTCTGCCTTTTGAAGATGATTTTACCCTGATTGGCACAACAGATCTGGATTACAGTGGTGACCCATCGGATGCCTGCTGTTCGGGGGAGGAGACTGCGTATCTATGCGCGGCGGTTTCGCGTTATTTTCGCCATTCTGTTTGTCCTTCGGATGTTATCTGGACGTATTCTGGCGTTCGGCCTTTGTATGACGATGGTGCCTCGGCTTCCCATACCGTGACACGTGATTATGTCCTGCGTGTTGACAGGTCTTCTGATATGGCACCTGTTCTTCACGTCTTTGGTGGCAAGATAACGACGTACCGCAAGCTGGCCGAATCAGCCCTTGAACGTCTGCGTGAGTTCTTTCCCGACCTTGGCCCATCGTGGACAGAGGTTTCCTGTCTGCCGGGCGGTGATTTTGATCCCGTTGACTTTGACAGGCACGTTGCAGACCTGTTGAGAGCTTATCCTTTTCTGAACGCGCGTCAGGCGCACCGTCTTTTCAGTGCATATGGTACGTGTGTGAACGATCTTCTGGGTGATGCGTCGTGCTGGTCTGATCTTGGGGAGGCTTTCGGGGCAGGCCTTACCGCCCGGGAGGTGCAGTGGATGATCCAGCATGAATGGGCCCACAGCGCAGACGATGTGCTATGGCGACGGTCCCGTTTGGGATTGCGTGTGACCCGCAAGGAATCTGGGGCTCTGGACGCCTGGATCCGTAGTCAGGTCTCCTGA
- a CDS encoding glutamine synthetase family protein: MTEVECLVPDLAGVPRGKILPAHKFIAGLKDRGLRLPESLFIQTITGDYPEEDVMEDVDQDMYLRPDPSTVRVVPWYDEPTCQVINDCYYRDGSAVDIAPRHVLRRVLRLYEEKGWAPVIAPELEFYLVKVNTDPDYPLEPPIGRSGRAEIGRQAFGIDAVNEFDPLFEDVYDYAEAQGLDVDTLHHESGPAQMEINFEHGDPLDLADQVFLFKRTVHQTALRHNVYATFMAKPLEGQPGSAMHLHQSVVERDSRLSLFVDRDGRESDLFRWHIGGLQTYLPQAMLLLAPHVNSYRRLVKNFSAPINMHWGRDNRTVGLRVPNSEAGDTRIENRLSGADANPYLAIAASLLCGYLGMVERLEPSNPITGSGYTKAHDLPKHLPDAIEKFQKAQRLHEHLGDLFGAAFTAVKWAEWDAYQDVISSWEREFLLLNV; encoded by the coding sequence ATGACCGAAGTGGAATGCCTTGTTCCCGATCTTGCGGGCGTACCAAGGGGTAAAATATTACCTGCCCACAAATTTATTGCTGGTCTGAAAGACCGTGGGCTACGTTTGCCTGAAAGTTTGTTTATTCAGACAATCACGGGGGATTACCCCGAAGAGGATGTGATGGAGGATGTGGATCAGGACATGTATTTGCGTCCTGATCCATCCACGGTCCGAGTCGTTCCGTGGTACGACGAGCCGACCTGCCAGGTTATCAACGATTGCTATTACAGGGATGGCAGTGCGGTTGATATTGCGCCCCGCCACGTTCTTCGCCGGGTGTTGCGCCTGTATGAGGAAAAGGGATGGGCCCCTGTCATTGCCCCCGAGCTTGAGTTTTATCTGGTCAAGGTCAACACGGACCCTGACTATCCTCTGGAGCCCCCCATCGGGCGTTCAGGCCGGGCTGAAATCGGGCGTCAGGCTTTCGGGATCGATGCGGTCAACGAATTCGATCCTCTGTTCGAGGACGTGTATGACTATGCAGAAGCCCAAGGGCTTGATGTCGATACGCTCCATCACGAGTCCGGGCCTGCGCAGATGGAGATCAATTTCGAGCACGGAGACCCCCTGGATCTGGCGGACCAGGTTTTCCTATTCAAGCGTACGGTGCATCAGACAGCGCTGCGTCACAATGTGTACGCGACCTTTATGGCCAAACCCTTGGAGGGGCAGCCGGGCAGCGCCATGCACCTGCATCAGTCTGTAGTCGAACGTGACAGCAGGCTCAGCCTGTTTGTTGACCGGGATGGCAGAGAAAGCGATCTCTTCCGTTGGCATATTGGCGGTTTGCAAACCTACCTGCCCCAGGCCATGTTGCTGCTGGCGCCGCACGTCAACAGTTACAGGCGGCTGGTGAAGAACTTCTCGGCCCCGATCAACATGCACTGGGGGCGCGACAATCGGACGGTTGGTTTGCGTGTCCCCAACTCGGAAGCCGGCGATACCCGCATCGAGAACCGTTTGTCCGGTGCGGATGCCAATCCCTATCTTGCCATTGCGGCATCGCTGTTATGCGGCTATCTGGGCATGGTGGAGCGTCTGGAGCCATCAAACCCGATAACGGGATCAGGCTATACCAAGGCTCATGATCTGCCAAAGCATCTGCCTGATGCCATTGAGAAGTTCCAGAAGGCACAGCGCCTGCACGAGCATCTGGGGGATTTGTTCGGGGCTGCCTTTACGGCGGTGAAGTGGGCGGAGTGGGATGCCTATCAGGATGTCATCAGCTCTTGGGAGCGTGAGTTCCTGCTGCTGAACGTGTGA
- a CDS encoding CoA-binding protein: protein MTMDKSPMHFRHTPDRLPQDQHALIAYPDSVLRSILETVRVIAMVGASDRPERPSYGVMAFLQKKGYRVIPVNPSLAGQTLLGEQVFASLGDIPHDFDMVDIFRKSDAVSDIVDEAIRLAQQRHIKIIWMQIGVRNDHAASTAEAAGLSVIMNRCPKQEYPRVMSA, encoded by the coding sequence ATGACGATGGACAAAAGCCCCATGCACTTCCGTCACACGCCAGACCGACTTCCGCAGGATCAGCATGCCCTGATTGCCTATCCGGATTCTGTTCTGCGCAGCATTCTTGAAACCGTACGCGTTATTGCCATGGTGGGGGCTTCTGACAGGCCGGAACGCCCAAGCTACGGCGTGATGGCCTTTCTGCAAAAGAAAGGGTACCGGGTTATCCCGGTCAATCCGTCACTGGCCGGTCAAACCCTGTTGGGTGAGCAGGTCTTTGCATCCTTGGGCGATATTCCCCATGATTTTGACATGGTGGATATTTTCCGGAAAAGCGATGCCGTATCCGACATTGTGGACGAGGCCATCCGCCTAGCACAACAGCGCCATATAAAGATCATATGGATGCAGATCGGCGTACGGAACGACCACGCTGCCTCCACGGCCGAAGCCGCAGGCCTGTCTGTCATCATGAACCGCTGCCCGAAACAGGAATATCCCCGCGTCATGTCAGCCTGA
- a CDS encoding potassium/proton antiporter gives METANHLILIGGSLLLVAILTGALSTRIGAPLLLVFLGFGMLAGEDGPGGIRFSNFEAIYTAASVAVAIILFDGGLRTSLRSVRRSWGRATALATVGVVITAIITGITAWIAFDSGVLVALLTGTVVASTDAAAVFLLLHQQGSAVRERVSSTLELESGANDPMAVLLTVTLVGMILTNGSTTDSLVTAGLSLFQAFSVGTAIGIGGGAALAFLVNRTLLAPGLYPVMLIAGALSLYGVSHVLGGSGFLTVYLAGIVAGNQRLRAQSVILRFHDGIAWVSQLVLLVGLGLLVTPHQLLPDLVPALAIALTMVFIARPVAVALCLAGSRFALRERAFIAWVGLRGGVPIYLAIIPVLAGIPEAQQIFNITFTVVLVSLTLQGWTIGLAARLLKIEIPPAPAQEGRLEVDIPSNLDRDIVGYTVGESCPMAGRPVSELSLPQRTRILAVLRSGLVVPERMLHTLKTGDFVLFLAPPEHSLTLDRQFLSNSRKKSNTALGDFVIPGATALGPVSLAYEIPVDGPVEGVTIAEWLRDHLADTPSVGDTVSAGPVELVVVQTEGDEIISVGIRLDPTRSDLWDKVLRYLPRWLRVHIHTHE, from the coding sequence GTGGAAACGGCAAACCACCTTATCCTGATTGGTGGCAGCCTGTTGCTGGTTGCAATTCTTACTGGCGCCCTATCAACGCGCATCGGCGCCCCTTTGCTTCTGGTCTTCCTGGGGTTTGGCATGCTGGCGGGCGAAGATGGCCCAGGCGGCATTCGCTTTTCCAACTTCGAGGCCATTTACACGGCTGCCTCAGTTGCTGTTGCCATTATCTTGTTCGATGGCGGACTGCGGACATCATTACGATCTGTACGACGATCGTGGGGGCGGGCAACAGCACTGGCGACGGTGGGCGTTGTGATCACGGCCATCATAACCGGCATAACCGCCTGGATTGCCTTTGACAGCGGCGTTCTTGTAGCTCTTCTGACCGGTACGGTCGTCGCCTCAACAGATGCGGCTGCGGTCTTTCTGCTGCTGCACCAACAAGGATCGGCCGTCCGGGAGCGAGTGTCCTCGACTCTTGAACTGGAATCAGGGGCCAACGATCCCATGGCCGTCCTCTTGACGGTTACGCTGGTAGGCATGATCCTGACCAATGGGTCAACCACTGACTCCCTTGTTACCGCAGGCCTGTCACTCTTCCAGGCCTTCAGCGTGGGCACGGCAATCGGAATTGGCGGGGGAGCAGCCCTAGCCTTTCTGGTCAATCGCACCTTGCTGGCCCCGGGTCTATACCCAGTCATGCTGATTGCAGGCGCCCTGTCACTCTATGGGGTCAGCCACGTTCTGGGCGGCTCTGGGTTTCTGACCGTCTATCTGGCCGGCATCGTTGCAGGCAACCAGCGGCTACGGGCCCAAAGCGTCATTCTCCGTTTCCACGATGGTATTGCCTGGGTCAGCCAGCTTGTTCTATTGGTTGGGTTGGGGCTTCTGGTCACACCGCACCAGCTTCTGCCCGATCTTGTGCCGGCTTTGGCCATTGCACTGACCATGGTTTTCATTGCCCGCCCGGTGGCGGTGGCCCTTTGCCTAGCGGGCAGCCGCTTTGCCCTGCGGGAGAGGGCCTTTATTGCCTGGGTTGGCCTGCGGGGCGGGGTACCGATTTATCTCGCCATCATCCCTGTTCTGGCCGGGATCCCGGAAGCCCAGCAGATTTTCAATATTACCTTTACGGTCGTCCTTGTCTCCCTGACCCTGCAGGGGTGGACCATTGGCCTAGCAGCAAGGCTGCTGAAAATTGAGATCCCCCCGGCACCGGCTCAGGAGGGACGCCTCGAGGTCGATATCCCGTCAAACCTAGACCGGGATATTGTTGGTTATACCGTCGGGGAAAGCTGCCCCATGGCCGGTCGGCCTGTCTCAGAACTCAGCCTCCCCCAACGAACGCGTATTCTGGCTGTCCTGCGATCTGGCCTTGTTGTGCCCGAACGCATGCTGCATACCCTGAAAACTGGCGACTTTGTGCTGTTCCTGGCACCACCGGAACACAGCCTGACCCTTGATCGACAATTCCTGTCCAATAGCCGGAAGAAAAGTAATACAGCCCTTGGGGACTTTGTTATCCCCGGGGCGACGGCACTGGGCCCCGTCTCTTTGGCATACGAAATACCCGTTGATGGGCCTGTCGAAGGCGTCACGATTGCAGAATGGCTGAGGGACCATTTGGCCGACACTCCATCGGTCGGAGATACGGTATCAGCCGGCCCGGTCGAGCTTGTTGTTGTACAAACGGAAGGTGACGAGATCATCTCTGTCGGCATTCGCCTTGACCCGACACGCTCGGACCTGTGGGACAAAGTTCTGCGATACCTGCCCCGATGGCTGCGGGTGCATATACATACACACGAGTAA
- the rplM gene encoding 50S ribosomal protein L13 produces the protein MKTYSAKPTDVSRKWYVIDAEGVVLGRLAATVANILRGKHKSIYTPHIDTGDHVVIINAEKVALTGRKLSQKRFYWHTGYPGGIKDRTMEQILTGPFPARVIEKAVERMVPRGPLGRAQLKKLRVYAGAEHPHESQQPEVLDLAARNPKNKRSA, from the coding sequence ATGAAAACCTATTCCGCCAAGCCGACGGATGTGTCCCGCAAATGGTACGTGATCGATGCCGAAGGCGTCGTTCTGGGCCGTCTTGCTGCCACCGTCGCCAATATACTGCGGGGCAAGCACAAGTCGATCTATACCCCGCATATCGACACCGGTGACCATGTGGTCATCATCAATGCCGAGAAGGTTGCCCTGACCGGTCGCAAACTCTCCCAGAAGCGTTTCTATTGGCACACCGGGTATCCGGGTGGCATCAAGGACCGCACCATGGAGCAGATTCTGACAGGTCCTTTCCCGGCCCGTGTTATCGAAAAAGCCGTGGAGCGTATGGTGCCCCGTGGTCCGCTTGGCCGTGCCCAGCTGAAGAAGCTTCGGGTTTATGCCGGCGCCGAGCATCCGCACGAGAGCCAGCAGCCTGAAGTGCTGGACTTGGCTGCCCGTAATCCAAAGAACAAGAGGAGCGCGTAA
- the rpsI gene encoding 30S ribosomal protein S9, translated as MSLADLKGSVMEMPKVEPKRDAQGRSYATGRRKDAVARVWVKPGSGKIIVNGRSLEQYLVRPVLRMLVNRPFSVANVSDQFDVICTVNGGGLSGQAGAIRHGISRALSLFDPALRPSLKAAGFLTRDPRVVERKKYGKPKARRSFQFSKR; from the coding sequence ATGTCCCTCGCGGATTTGAAGGGCTCCGTCATGGAGATGCCAAAAGTCGAGCCGAAGCGTGATGCACAGGGTCGTTCCTATGCAACCGGTCGACGCAAGGATGCTGTCGCCCGCGTCTGGGTGAAGCCAGGTTCCGGCAAGATTATTGTGAATGGCCGCTCCCTGGAGCAGTACCTCGTGCGTCCTGTTCTGAGAATGCTGGTCAACCGTCCGTTTTCGGTTGCCAACGTGTCCGACCAGTTTGATGTGATATGCACCGTCAACGGTGGTGGTCTGTCCGGCCAAGCCGGGGCGATTCGTCATGGTATCAGCCGTGCCCTGTCCCTGTTTGATCCGGCGCTGCGCCCTTCCCTGAAGGCTGCCGGGTTCCTGACTCGTGACCCCCGCGTGGTCGAGCGCAAGAAGTACGGTAAGCCCAAGGCTCGCCGTTCGTTCCAGTTCTCGAAGCGCTGA
- a CDS encoding type III PLP-dependent enzyme: protein MTERIHHFLETRRPEGPCLVVDLDVVRANYQAFATCLPDARVFYAIKANPAPEILSLLAGLGSCFDAASVPEIEMALAAGATPDRISYGNTIKKEADIARAYQMGITLFAFDAREELEKIARVAPGARVFCRILFDCEGAEWPLSRKFGCEPEMAVELMVYAHALGLRAYGISFHVGSQQSDVGSYDRALEHVAEIFQALSEKGIDLSMVNMGGGFPARYLRDIPDVDSYARAISDALHRHFRNRMPETIIEPGRGMVGNAGILQAEVVLISRKSSRPDELRWVYLDIGKFGGLAETMGEAIRYPIHTPRDGAELAPCVLAGPTCDSADVLYEHTPYPLPVSLEIGDKVLIGSAGAYTTTYSAVAFNGFPPLQAFYI from the coding sequence ATGACTGAAAGAATTCATCACTTCCTTGAAACCCGCCGTCCCGAGGGCCCTTGTCTAGTTGTGGACCTTGATGTGGTCCGTGCCAATTACCAAGCATTTGCCACGTGCTTGCCCGATGCGCGTGTTTTCTATGCTATAAAGGCCAACCCGGCCCCGGAGATCCTGTCGCTTCTGGCAGGTCTTGGGTCGTGTTTCGATGCGGCTTCGGTCCCCGAGATCGAAATGGCGCTGGCAGCAGGGGCAACGCCGGATCGTATTTCCTATGGAAACACGATCAAGAAAGAAGCCGATATTGCCCGGGCCTATCAGATGGGCATAACGCTTTTTGCGTTTGATGCCCGTGAGGAGCTGGAGAAAATTGCCCGTGTTGCCCCTGGGGCGCGAGTGTTTTGCCGTATTCTGTTCGACTGTGAAGGGGCAGAGTGGCCCTTGTCCCGCAAATTCGGCTGCGAGCCCGAGATGGCTGTTGAGCTTATGGTCTATGCCCATGCGCTTGGCCTGCGTGCCTACGGGATTTCCTTCCATGTTGGATCACAGCAGAGTGATGTTGGATCTTATGATCGTGCTTTGGAGCATGTGGCGGAAATTTTCCAGGCCTTGTCGGAAAAAGGCATCGACCTCTCCATGGTCAATATGGGAGGGGGGTTTCCGGCTCGTTACCTGCGCGATATTCCCGACGTTGACAGTTACGCTCGTGCAATCAGCGATGCCTTGCACCGGCATTTCCGGAATCGTATGCCGGAAACAATTATTGAGCCTGGCCGTGGCATGGTCGGCAACGCAGGTATTTTGCAGGCCGAAGTCGTTCTGATTTCAAGAAAGTCGTCCCGTCCGGATGAATTGCGCTGGGTGTATCTGGATATCGGAAAATTTGGCGGGCTTGCGGAAACAATGGGGGAAGCCATTCGTTATCCCATTCACACGCCGCGTGATGGCGCAGAGCTGGCACCGTGTGTCTTGGCGGGTCCTACGTGTGATTCCGCCGATGTGCTTTATGAACATACGCCTTATCCCTTGCCTGTTTCCTTAGAAATTGGAGACAAGGTGCTGATAGGGTCTGCCGGTGCTTATACCACGACATATTCGGCCGTTGCTTTCAACGGCTTCCCCCCACTACAAGCGTTTTATATCTGA
- a CDS encoding homospermidine synthase encodes MEYVPRQTVFNGPIVIIGFGGIGQGFLPLLFRHIDLPIKDVTVVSADDRGRDIAEEMGVRFIQQALDADNLRQTLAHLLQGRNGFIVNLSVNVSSVALVSLAREWGALYIDTCIEPWAGGYTDPAASPAQRSNYALREEAILMAGQYGKGPTALLAHGANPGLVSHFVKRALLHIARDTGVAATVPRERTGWALLAQKLGIKGIHIAERDTQRSARPKERMTFVNTWSVDGFIAEGLQPAELGWGTHEKSLPQGGHCHDFGCKASIWLDRPGAAVRVRTWTPCEGPFVGFLITHNESISLADYLTVHDGDRVVYRPTCHYAYHPCDAAVLSLHELAGKGWDAPQAPVQIVDAIQDGHDELGVLLFGHQKNAYWYGSRLDIATARGLAPFQNATGLQVTAAVLAGVVWAIENPDAGILEAEALPHEHILSLADPYLGIVEGVYTSWTPLNGRSRFFDECLDRDDPWQFRNVIVS; translated from the coding sequence ATGGAGTATGTGCCTAGGCAGACGGTTTTTAACGGTCCTATAGTCATTATTGGCTTTGGTGGCATCGGTCAGGGCTTCTTGCCGCTTCTGTTCAGGCACATCGATCTGCCAATCAAGGACGTCACTGTTGTCAGTGCAGATGACAGGGGGCGGGATATCGCCGAAGAAATGGGCGTGCGCTTTATCCAGCAGGCACTGGATGCCGACAACTTGCGGCAGACCTTGGCCCATCTGTTGCAGGGGCGGAATGGTTTTATCGTGAACCTGTCGGTGAATGTCAGTTCGGTCGCCTTGGTTTCCCTGGCCCGGGAATGGGGTGCCCTTTACATTGATACCTGTATAGAGCCTTGGGCTGGTGGATATACGGACCCGGCCGCTTCTCCGGCTCAGAGGAGCAACTATGCCCTCCGGGAAGAGGCCATTCTGATGGCAGGCCAGTATGGGAAAGGGCCGACGGCCCTGTTGGCCCATGGCGCCAATCCTGGACTGGTCAGCCATTTTGTTAAGCGGGCCTTGTTGCACATCGCACGTGATACCGGTGTTGCCGCTACAGTCCCAAGAGAGCGTACGGGGTGGGCCTTGTTGGCGCAAAAGCTGGGTATAAAAGGCATTCATATTGCAGAGCGGGATACCCAGCGATCGGCGCGTCCGAAAGAGCGGATGACGTTTGTGAATACCTGGTCTGTTGATGGATTTATTGCAGAAGGTCTGCAACCAGCAGAGCTGGGATGGGGAACGCATGAGAAGTCTTTGCCACAAGGTGGGCATTGTCATGACTTTGGCTGCAAGGCCTCCATTTGGCTGGATCGCCCTGGAGCGGCTGTTCGGGTGCGTACGTGGACGCCGTGCGAGGGACCGTTTGTCGGGTTCCTGATTACCCATAATGAATCTATTTCATTGGCGGATTATCTGACGGTCCATGATGGAGACCGTGTTGTGTATCGCCCTACATGTCACTACGCCTATCACCCTTGCGATGCCGCTGTTCTCAGCCTGCATGAGCTTGCAGGAAAAGGGTGGGATGCCCCGCAGGCACCGGTGCAGATTGTTGATGCTATTCAGGATGGGCATGATGAGTTGGGTGTCTTGTTATTCGGACATCAGAAGAATGCCTACTGGTATGGATCACGGCTTGATATTGCAACGGCGCGTGGTTTGGCCCCTTTCCAGAATGCAACGGGGCTACAGGTTACGGCAGCTGTACTAGCTGGCGTTGTATGGGCTATCGAGAATCCGGATGCCGGTATCCTTGAAGCAGAAGCTTTACCGCATGAACATATACTGTCTCTTGCAGATCCCTATCTTGGTATTGTGGAGGGTGTATATACGTCATGGACGCCTTTGAACGGACGTAGTCGTTTCTTCGATGAATGCTTGGACCGTGATGATCCGTGGCAATTCCGGAATGTTATTGTTTCCTGA
- the coxB gene encoding cytochrome c oxidase subunit II has translation MHRTRVGFVPVLSFMAVYCFSAVQALAADGGQPQPWQMGYQKAATPVMEHITSLHDFITWIMAGVVVLVLGLLGYVAVRFNANRNPVPATFSHNVTVEVLWTLVPVLVLISIAVPSFRLLYMMDKAQDAEMTLKVTGHQWYWSYEYPDHGGLSFDSFMKDAASLQSGDPRLLAVDREAVVPVGTTIRVLLTSEDVLHSWAVPSLGVKTDTMPGRLNETWIRIEKPGTYYGQCSELCGVQHGFMPIAVRAVAKKDFDRWVAAETAASGHGGENVVALNEH, from the coding sequence ATGCACAGAACACGCGTCGGTTTTGTACCGGTATTGTCGTTTATGGCGGTTTATTGTTTTTCAGCTGTCCAGGCTCTGGCTGCTGACGGCGGACAGCCGCAGCCTTGGCAGATGGGATACCAAAAGGCCGCAACCCCGGTCATGGAGCACATCACGTCGCTGCATGATTTCATTACTTGGATTATGGCCGGGGTTGTTGTTCTGGTTCTTGGTTTACTTGGCTATGTGGCCGTACGTTTCAATGCAAACCGAAACCCGGTGCCAGCAACGTTCAGCCATAATGTGACAGTAGAGGTTCTGTGGACGCTTGTACCTGTTCTTGTATTGATCAGTATTGCGGTTCCCTCCTTTCGTCTTCTCTATATGATGGACAAGGCACAGGATGCCGAGATGACCCTGAAAGTAACAGGGCATCAGTGGTACTGGTCTTATGAATATCCTGATCACGGCGGCTTGTCTTTTGACAGCTTCATGAAGGATGCAGCATCGCTGCAGTCAGGTGATCCACGCCTGCTTGCTGTTGATCGTGAAGCCGTTGTGCCAGTTGGCACAACAATCCGCGTTCTTCTGACTTCGGAAGATGTTCTACATTCTTGGGCTGTTCCGTCTCTTGGTGTGAAAACCGATACAATGCCCGGCCGTTTGAACGAGACTTGGATCCGTATTGAAAAGCCGGGCACCTATTATGGGCAGTGTTCGGAACTATGTGGTGTTCAGCACGGCTTTATGCCGATTGCTGTCCGTGCTGTTGCAAAAAAAGATTTTGATCGTTGGGTTGCTGCTGAAACGGCCGCGTCAGGGCATGGTGGAGAGAATGTGGTCGCCTTGAACGAGCACTAG